The Salvelinus namaycush isolate Seneca chromosome 26, SaNama_1.0, whole genome shotgun sequence genomic sequence GAGGGCTGAAGTTTAGACAGAGCACAAGGGCTCTAAGGCCTGCCTGTGATTGGCTGTCCGATTCGTCCACAGCGGGGAGGCGCCACCTCACCTGGGCTCAGAACAGACTGTGAGAACCTCTCGGCTCCCCCTCCCGCCCGCCCCCCCAGCCCTGCACGTACTGGAACATGTCTAGCGGACGGTCGGATGGAAGCCGAGACCGGACAGCCGAGGCCCTAGAGCGAAGCAGCTGCAGTGAGGATGTCCCTGTCATCGAGCGCAGGAACCGCAGTGGCATCATCAGTGAGCCTCTGAGTAAGAGCCTTAAAAGGTCCCGCACCCTCTCCCAGTACACAGCCGCCTGCCCCACCAACACtaatggacacacacaccacaatggAGAGACCAAGAGCCACCCGGCCAAGCCCCAGCCGCCCCCACAgccccagcccactgtctcaGCGCTGGCGGCAGCCAAGCTGGACCGGACCCTGGAGCAAGTCCTGGAAGGACAGAATGGCCTGCTGCACTTTGCCCAGGCTGCGGTGCTGTTAAAGAGGGCTGGGATGGAGCACATGCTGCTGCCGGGGGgcatggggatggggatggggggtAGCGATTCAATCTCAGGGGCAAACGACTTGGAGGGTGCGTCTGCTGCGGACTCCATTGGCGGTATTGCAGACTTCCCGTACGGTGTGGGAGGCGGCTTCCCGTTCAATCCGGGACTGTTTATCATGACACCGGCCGGCGTGTTCCTGGCCGACAGCGCTCTGCACATGGCCGGCCTGGCCGAGTACCCGGCGCAGAGCGAGCTGGCCTCCGCCATCAACTCCGGCAAAAAGAAGCGGAAACGCTGCGGCATGTGCCAGCCCTGCCGTCGGCGAATTAACTGCGAGACGTGCAGCAGCTGCCGGAACCGCAAAACGGGCCACCAGATCTGCAAGTTCCGCAAATGTGATGAGCTGAAAAAGAAACCATCTGCCACTCTGGAGGTAAGAGTTCAGTGAGGAGACAGAGCTGGAGATGTCACAGAGGGCCACAGAGAGTCACAGAGGAACATAGAGGGACACAGAGGGACACAGGGTGACAGAGGGTCACAAAGAGTCACAAAGAGTCACAGAGGTACACAGAGGGTCACAGAGGGACACAGAAGGTCACATAGGGATACAGAGGGTCACAGAGGGTCACAGAGGGACACAGAAGGTCACAGAGGGACACAGAAGGTCACAGAGGGATACAGAGTGTCTCAGAGGGATACAGAGGGTCACAGAGGGTCACAGAGGGACACAGAGGGTCACAGAGGGACACAGATGGTCACAGAGGGATTCAGAGTGTCACAGAGGGACAAAGAAGGACAGAAGGTCACAGAGGGACACATAGGGTCACAGAGGGATTTAGAGTGTCACAGAGGGACAAAGAGGGACAGAGAAGGTCACAGAGGGACACATAGGGTCACAGAGGGATACAGAGTGTCTCAGAGGGATACAGAGGGTCACAGAGGGacacagagggacacagaggGTCACAGAGGGATTCAGAGTGTCACAGAGGGATTCAGAGTGTCACAGAGGGACAAAGAAGAACAGAAGGTCACAGAGGGTCACAGAGGGTCACAGAGGGTCACAGAGGGATTCAGAGTGTCACAGAGGGACAAAGAAGAACAGAAGGTCACAGAGGGTCACAGAGGGTCACAGAGGGTCACAGAGGGACACAGAAGGTCACAGAGGGATACAGAGTGTCTCAGAGGGATACAGAGTGTCTCAGAGGGATTCAGAGGGTCACAGAGGGATTCAGAGTGTCAC encodes the following:
- the LOC120021107 gene encoding CXXC-type zinc finger protein 5-like, translated to MSSGRSDGSRDRTAEALERSSCSEDVPVIERRNRSGIISEPLSKSLKRSRTLSQYTAACPTNTNGHTHHNGETKSHPAKPQPPPQPQPTVSALAAAKLDRTLEQVLEGQNGLLHFAQAAVLLKRAGMEHMLLPGGMGMGMGGSDSISGANDLEGASAADSIGGIADFPYGVGGGFPFNPGLFIMTPAGVFLADSALHMAGLAEYPAQSELASAINSGKKKRKRCGMCQPCRRRINCETCSSCRNRKTGHQICKFRKCDELKKKPSATLEVMLPTGAAFRWFQ